The sequence TCGATCAGCACTTCAGGCCAAACCGTTTTTCAACAGGAGCTCGGTATTCGGCTAGAACTCGATAACTTCGATCCCTGGTCGCTCGTTCCTCAAAAGGTTTCTGCAAGCGATGTCGCTTTGGCGAAATCAGTGGAATTGAATCAGCCGCAAGAACCAGGCTTGTTTCGTTACTTTCACTTCACCGATTTTATGTCCCCCATGGCCAGCGGCTCAGCTCTCTCGGCGGGGATGGTCGTTTGCCCCTGCTCTGGCGGAACACTAGCGGGAATCGTCAACGGAACCTGCAGCAATTTAATTCAACGTGCGGCAGAAGTTCATTTAAAAGAACGCCGTAAATTGATCTTAGTTCCCCGCGAAACGCCTCTTTCGCTCGGCTATATCGACAACCTAAAGAAAGCTGCCCAAGCCGGGGCCGTAGTCATGCCGGCGATGCCTGGCTGGTATCACGGCGTGGAATCGCTGGACGACTTGATTGACTTTATGGTCGCCAGAATTCTCGACCAACTCGACATTCCACATGCCTTGATGCACCGCTGGGGAGACGATGCCTGAGCGTATTCGCCACATTCTAGAGATGATCCGTTTCAGCCATACGGTGTTTGCGATGCCGTTCGCGTTGCTGGCCACTATCATGGCTTGGCGGTTGCCGGCACCCGACGGGGAAAAGGTTGCGCTAACCTGGCAAGCAGGGCTAGGCATTGTGTTGTGCATGGTCTTTGCTCGCAGCGCGGCGATGGCTTTTAACCGACTGGTCGATCGCAAAATCGACGCCGAGAACCCTCGGACAGCGACGCGGCATCTTCCCGCAGGCATCCTTTCTGTGGCTAGTGTGGCGTTCTTCACGCTGGCGTGCAGCGTTGGCTTTATCGCCTCGACACTTCTATTTTGGCCCAACTGGTTGCCGCTGGCTTGTTCGGTCCCAGTGCTGGCATTTTTGTGCGGGTACAGTTACACCAAACGGTTTACCTCGCTGGCCCACTATTGGCTCGGCCTCTCGTTAATGCTGGCCCCCATTTGTGCGTGGGTGGCCATTCGTGGCGAAGTCGTCCTGCGGCATCCGTCCGATATTTTGCCAGCGGTGATGCTGGGCTTGGGTGTGCTGTTTTGGGTGGCCGGCTTCGACATCATTTATGCCTGCCAAGACGCCGAGTTCGATCGCGACGCCAAACTGCGCAGTATTCCTGCGAAATATGGCATTCAAGGAGCCCTGCGAATTGCCGCCGTAAGCCATCTTTTGGCCGTGCTTGCATTTGCGCTACTCCCCTTCACTGCCCCACTTTTGGGCATTATTTACTGGCTGGGCCTCGCTGCCGTGGCTGGGTTACTTTTGTACGAACACGCCCTCGTGCGTCCCTCGGATCTTTCGAAGGTCAATCTGGCATTTTTTCATGTGAACACCATCATTGGCGTGGGAGTGCTGGTTTTTACCAGCATCGACCTGCTTTGGAATTGACCCGCCTTGCAGGGAAAGGGCCAAACAGCGACCATAATAGTTATCGATCGCCCGAACTGTGCGGTTCACTCAAACGGCAAACCGTTCTTTCACCATCACTGGACCAAGCGACCTGAAATGATTCGAGCAGACAAAATCACGTTGGATACCATCGGTAAGAAGGTCGAGAACGGCGAACGTTTGAACCTGGACGAAGGGGTTTTTCTCTACAACGAC comes from Bremerella cremea and encodes:
- a CDS encoding UbiX family flavin prenyltransferase yields the protein MSLPIVVAITGASGAVYARRLLSVLHHCGYDIQLSISTSGQTVFQQELGIRLELDNFDPWSLVPQKVSASDVALAKSVELNQPQEPGLFRYFHFTDFMSPMASGSALSAGMVVCPCSGGTLAGIVNGTCSNLIQRAAEVHLKERRKLILVPRETPLSLGYIDNLKKAAQAGAVVMPAMPGWYHGVESLDDLIDFMVARILDQLDIPHALMHRWGDDA
- a CDS encoding UbiA-like polyprenyltransferase translates to MPERIRHILEMIRFSHTVFAMPFALLATIMAWRLPAPDGEKVALTWQAGLGIVLCMVFARSAAMAFNRLVDRKIDAENPRTATRHLPAGILSVASVAFFTLACSVGFIASTLLFWPNWLPLACSVPVLAFLCGYSYTKRFTSLAHYWLGLSLMLAPICAWVAIRGEVVLRHPSDILPAVMLGLGVLFWVAGFDIIYACQDAEFDRDAKLRSIPAKYGIQGALRIAAVSHLLAVLAFALLPFTAPLLGIIYWLGLAAVAGLLLYEHALVRPSDLSKVNLAFFHVNTIIGVGVLVFTSIDLLWN